From the genome of Vitis riparia cultivar Riparia Gloire de Montpellier isolate 1030 chromosome 11, EGFV_Vit.rip_1.0, whole genome shotgun sequence:
CACGATATATTCCCAGAAGGAAGCAAGAAGAAGATCGATGTACTGACAGGGCGTTCAACCTTATCTGCAGAGAAGCTACAATAAGATTCAAAGAAGCAATACACAATGTAGAAATGGGAAAACTTATTCAAGAATAAAGGGGGTTCAGTCGAGAATCAGAAACAAATAAAGCTTGAATGGTGGAAGAACTTGAACACTAAAGGCTAGAAGATGAAGGAGAGCATCCATAAGTCTGAACTGAGCTGTTTCCATTTGATCTTCTGCATACTTGCCTAAAATAAGCTAGAAACAGGGAAAAACCCCATGAAAAGAagtatttattcaaaaattggtAAAAGTACAAACTATAATCAAGATTATGAGATGACCCACAAATCCACACAGTAGAATGAACTTTTACTAACAGTATTAGCAAAAAAAGAGGGATTCcataattcattttattaagATTCCCTGAGCCCTATTGGTGTAAAAAAATGTGGTTCGGTCGTACGTTCGATTTATGTTTGAATCAAAACCGAACCAACCTTTAGGTGAtgaaaaaatcaaaccaaaccaaattTGTTTAAGGTTAATTTAGTGCGGTTTAAATCatttatacaaataatttatgggtttcctttaatttgtttttaaaaataattaaaatcaatttctttttaaagttcaaaataaaaattaatttaatcataatcaacaaaaatgaattacttcaaaagaatttataaaatgtatacaataataaatataaacgATTATGAATCATAAAAGATAGAACtcttgaaaaataatcaaagttCATAATTATTGGAAACTGAACCTATGTGATCTTTTCGCCTTTTCGGTATTCACTTACGAGCTACGCCCACTATGAGGTTCAAAGCAGCAAAATTCGAGTTTGGAAAGAACCACTGGAAAAGAGATCATCGAGACCAGAACACGAGGGAACGATGGATTTATAGAAAGAccagagaaaatggaagaaacaaAAGGGCTAAGGTGTTCCTGGGATTTCACTCGTGAACATTCTGATTTATATTCGTCTAAGATCCTGACCCAGATCCAATTGTGCGGTAAGAAAAATCCAACCATGGAAAAGGCAAATATAGAGGAAGAAAAACCCACAACCATATGAGTCAACGAGATCCCATCAGCCCCTACAATTAAAGTACTTACACTCGGAGGGAAGTATAGATTTGGGGAGAATGACTGAGGTGTCTCTGAGGGTTTCTGAGAAAAACCCTCCTTCTGGGTGAGGCTGCAAATTCAACTTGGCAACAATCTCTGATGTAGACGCCATTGCTCCCCTTCTTTACCCCCCAATTCAGATTCTTTCATGTGATATATACATTGAGAAGGCTGAAAATGGTCGAGGCCACCAACCCATTTTTCTGGTTTGGTAGGCAATCTACTCACAACCTAGTCTTGGGCCTGGTGGACTTCCATTTCAATGGCCCAGATTTTGTTCAGCCTCATCACTCAACTGTTGAAAtgtggaaaataattttgatttctgGCTGTTTCAAAGCTGCTCTCAAAATATAAGCACTTTTCGCACTTAATCGAAACACTATGAAATATAAACTTTCAGCTTTTGATTCAGACACTGGGGAACATTGTAAAACTGCGAAACCCaccaagaaaaagaattagaagCACTTCATGTGGACAATGGAGGAACAAGACTCTACTCCATGTACTCTTCCTTTGTAATCCACATCTGCGACACAGTCCAGATGGAGAAGATGGAACCGACAATCCAAGCACCATACTTCCTTTCTAGTGGTTCACCCATCTAAACGATATGGCCTTTAATGTAATTTAGTAGTTTACTCTTCTCTGCCAAGTGcttatggtttttcttttattgttaatGCAAAACACTTTAACTACCAGGCCCTGATCTTGTCGCTCAACTGttcaaaatatggaaaatgattCCATTTTCTGCATTACTTCATCCAATTGACTCTCATCTCATCATAGTATCcgttttttagaaataatcaGTATTTGTACGCTATATCCTGATGGGACTGTCCGAAAACTGCTCTCAAAATATAAGCACTTTTGGAACTCAATTGAAATAcgacaagaatatacaagacaGCTTTTGATTCAGCTTTAGGGAAGAAAATGAGGAGTACATTGTAAAATGATGAAACCCCaccaaatgaaagaaaaagaaaggccTATGCCATAATGGTGTTTAGAAGCATTTCATGTGGACAATGGAGGAACCGGACTCCATGTACTCTTCCTTTTTAATCCACATCTGAAACACAGACCATAACGAGAGGTTAATTGGATCACCAACAATACATACTTCCCAGTAAATATTCAATTTGGtagcaaaaaaagaaaggtaCCTGCTCAAAGGTGCTTAGTGAAGCCAGAATGGACCCACCAATCCAAACACTATACTTCCTCTCTGGTGGTGCAACCACTCTCACCCTCACCCCAGGAGGTGCCAGTGAGCTCAGCTCCTTCGCCAGCCTATCAGCCAAGCCAGGCACCATGGTAGTGCCCCCACTAAGCACCACATTCCCATACATGTCTCTCCTGATATCCATATCACACCTTCTAATTGACTTCAACACGATATCATGTACTCCACATGACTCTATTCCCACTTTGCTTGGATCAAATAGTATTTCAGGGCACTTGAACCGTCCTGTTCCGATTGTTATGACTTGCCCGTCTGGCAATTCATATTGCTTGTCAAGCTCTAAGCTTTCCCTTGATGTGGCTAGTTCCTTCTCAAAGTCCATTGCTACGTATGTGGTTTGTTCCTTTATGTCCTTAACAATTTCTCTGTCAGCTGATGTGGTGAACACGTAGCCTTCTTCAGTTAGGATCTTGGTGAGGTAGTCTGTGAGGTCCCTGCCTGCTAGATCGAGACGTTGAATTGCATGTGGAAGTGCATAGCCCTCATAGATGGGAACCACATGTGTGACTCCTTCTCCAGAGTCCATTACAATACCTGCAGAAATTGGTGTTATTTGAAGAAGTTTCTGTAGGCAGCTTCTTATTATAGAGATGACTTAGTTTTACCTGTGGTTCGGCCACTGGCATACAAGGAGAGCACAGCTTGAATTGCAACATAGGTGGCTGGGATTTCAAAAGCTTCAAACATGATCTCCACCATCTTCTCCTTATTGAACTTAGGATTCAAGGGTGGCTCTGTTAAGAGGACAGGTCGTTCTTCAATGGAAACCCTGAGCTCCTTCTCAAAAGTGTGCTGCCAGAGTCTCTCCATTGCTTCCCAATCTCTCACCATTCCATGATCAATGGGGTAACTTAATCTGAGGACACCACGTCTTGCTTGAGCTTCATCTCCTAAGTACATTTCCTTCTGTCCAATGCCAATCATCGCATGCTTGTTTCGGGGCCAGCCTATCACACTAGGAAAAACTACACATGGTGCATCGTCTCCAGCAAAACCAGCCTGCAATTGAAGGTGTGTGTTAAAATTTCAGTTCATCCCTGAGAAGGCTGATTGGATACTTCACAAACTGTCATGTTAGACAGTAAAGCTCATTGTGTAATGCACATTTTACAACTAAAAGAGGAGATGAAAGGTCATAAATGAATTACCTTCACTAAGCCAGACCCATTGTCACAGACAACAGCCTGCTTCTCATCAAAATCCATGTTTGTGCCCTGAA
Proteins encoded in this window:
- the LOC117924867 gene encoding actin-like, which produces MHHQSFPASCICSLLSPLQQVVFQGTNMDFDEKQAVVCDNGSGLVKAGFAGDDAPCVVFPSVIGWPRNKHAMIGIGQKEMYLGDEAQARRGVLRLSYPIDHGMVRDWEAMERLWQHTFEKELRVSIEERPVLLTEPPLNPKFNKEKMVEIMFEAFEIPATYVAIQAVLSLYASGRTTGIVMDSGEGVTHVVPIYEGYALPHAIQRLDLAGRDLTDYLTKILTEEGYVFTTSADREIVKDIKEQTTYVAMDFEKELATSRESLELDKQYELPDGQVITIGTGRFKCPEILFDPSKVGIESCGVHDIVLKSIRRCDMDIRRDMYGNVVLSGGTTMVPGLADRLAKELSSLAPPGVRVRVVAPPERKYSVWIGGSILASLSTFEQMWIKKEEYMESGSSIVHMKCF